A stretch of DNA from Acidobacteriota bacterium:
TCCGGGAATAGGTCATCTCTATCTGGGAAAGAAAGGAAGAGCCGTAGTATTCTTCATAGTCGTCCATCTGACCTTCATCCTAGGTTTTGTAGCCGACGGACGATTCTTTCTGGTGGATCAGAGGCAACCCTTTATGTCCTATCTTCAGACAGCCACGAACATGGCTGCCGGTCCTCTTGACATCGTGGGGAGAGTGTATGTGTATGGCTCTCCTGCATATTTTCTACCCGGAGAAGAGGAGGCCAGATCCAGCTTCCTGATGACTAGGATGAGAGAAAGGATGAAGTCACAAGGCTCCGCATATGGAACCGCTTACCTCCTCA
This window harbors:
- a CDS encoding DUF6677 family protein codes for the protein MIERMSWTKFKRSLISMILTWLIPGIGHLYLGKKGRAVVFFIVVHLTFILGFVADGRFFLVDQRQPFMSYLQTATNMAAGPLDIVGRVYVYGSPAYFLPGEEEARSSFLMTRMRERMKSQGSAYGTAYLLTAGLMNLLLMLDVFDISIGRKE